atatatatatatacatatatatacatacacacacacacacacacacacacacacacacacacacacacacacacacacacacacacacacacacacacacacacacacacacacacacacacacatatatatatatatatatatatatatatatatatatatatatatatatatatatatatatatatatatatatatacgtatacatacatatatatgcgtgtgtatgtatgtgtgtatatgtacatatatgtatgcatgtatatatatatatatatatatatatatatatatatatatatatatatatatatatatatatatatatatatatatatataaatatatatatatatatatatatatatatatatatatatatatatatgtatgtatatatacatatgtatatatatatatatatatatatatatatatatatatatatatatatatgtgtgtgtgtgtgtgtgtgtgtgtgtgagtgtgtgtgtgtgtgtgtgtgtgtgtgtgtgtgtgtgtgtgtgtgtgtgtgtgtgtgtgtgtgtgtgtgtgtgtgtgtgtgtgtgtgtgtgtgtgtgtgtgggtgtgtgtatatatatatatatatatatatatatataaatatatatatatatatatatatatatatatatacatatacatacatatatatgcgtgtgtatgtatgtgtgtatgtatgtgtgtatgtgtacatatatgtatgtatgtaagtataaatatatatatatatatatatatatatatatatatatatatatatatatgtatatatatatatatatatatatatatatatatatatatatatatatatatatctgtttgtgtgtgtgtgtgtgtgtgtgtgtgtgtgtgtgtgtgtgtgtgtgtgtgtgtgtgtgtgtgtgtgtgtgtgtgtgcatttgtgtgtgtgtgtgtgtgtgtgtgtgtgtgtgtgtgtgtgtgtgtgtgtgtgtgtgtgtgtgtgtgtgtgtgtgcatttgtgtgtgtgtgtgcgtgtgtgtgtgtgtgtgtgtgtgtgtgtgtgtgtgtgtgtgtgtgtgtgtgtgtgtgtgtgtgtgtgtgtgtgtgtgtgtgtgtgtgtgtatatatatatatatatatatatataagtatgtatatatatatatatatatatatatatatatatatatatatatatatatatatatatatatatatatatatgtatatatatatatatatatatatatatatatatatatatatatatatatatatatatatatatatatatatatatatatatttatatatatatatatgcgtgtgtatgtgtgtgtatgtgtacatatatatatatatatatatatatatatatatatatatatatatatatatatatatatatatatatatatatatatatatatatatgtatgtataNNNNNNNNNNNNNNNNNNNNNNNNNNNNNNNNNNNNNNNNNNNNNNNNNNNNNNNNNNNNNNNNNNNNNNNNNNNNNNNNNNNNNNNNNNNNNNNNNNNNNNNNNNNNNNNNNNNNNNNNNNNNNNNNNNNNNNNNNNNNNNNNNNNNNNNNNNNNNNNNNNNNNNNNNNNNNNNNNNNNNNNNNNNNNNNNNNNNNNNNNNNNNNNNNNNNNNNNNNNNNNNNNNNNNNNNNNNNNNNNNNNNNNNNNNNNNNNNNNNNNNNNNNNNNNNNNNNNNNNNNNNNNNNNNNNNNNNNNNNNNNNNNNNNNNNNNNNNNNNNNNNNNNNNNNNNNNNNNNNNNNNNNNNNNNNNNNNNNNNNNNNNNNNNNNNNNNNNNNNNNNNNNNNNNNNNNNNNNNNNNNNNNNNNNNNNNNNNNNNNNNNNNNNNNNNNNNNNNNNNNNNNNNNNNNNNNNNNNNNNNNNNNNNNNNNNNNNNNNNNNNNNNNNNNNNNNNNNNNNNTGGTGGGTCAACTtgttacaactgctcaaaatactcagcccaacgctcctgctcggcaacaggatctgagatgatctggccagtTACAATgcgaaccgctgtcacctgagaagagggcttggagttcaactTTCTCAGGGTTtgggtatgcaggacgaaggtcatttactaagaaatggccttctacctcctctgcaagactcctaataaactgttccttgtcccttcttaacagtgaccgagttctgcacacctaacggtgcaaatcctgatcccctgtaAGATGAGCTGCATGACAAGCATCTAtggcatccagagtctcctgcgagatgaaattttgtCTTGTTCTCGGGCGTTCCCCAAATTTTACTTGAGCTGTATAATCCGTTTTGCGCTTGAAGATGTTCCAcaaaagtacagggtccgtcagaatatcgagcactgtgaaacgaccagagattgcctcagcaaactcctgggcacactccccctccctcaacctgtccaagtaaaacaccctggggtgatcattggaccactgGGGACTTTTGAAGTGGCCCCGGAGGGTGGCCAcaatcaatctatggtcagtaccactgaACTCGGCACTCcaagtgctaacgagtatatgatcgatctccttggctgcattacctgcatcgctgtaccaagtccaatgatgtgggtctgggcgctcataccaggagccagaaatcctcagtttctgggacctagcaaagtctcgGAAAAGGAgactattctcactaccggcatcagttcctgaaccatggggaccgacagacatctcatggccagctcaatcacagccagatgccacattgaagtcacccagaacaatatgaatatcacgCCGAGGACACCTGTCTGTCACAGAtgttagtttggcgtagaacatctctttcacgtcaagtttaaaaacatcggtaggagcgtacacagcaataaaaaacatgaagccaaaagatagcttcagtctcattactattatacactcatcgacagGAATaatctctactaccgagggctggagtctgctggaaatAGCCATGGCTATtctctggagatggtgaccatcactgcatcctgaccagtaataggtgttgCCACCTACACAaatcgtgctgctgccaggtcttctcacctccgagagagcagccacctccactctcagcttccccagttccctcgatagcagaggcaaccgatcatcctgacgcaaagaacggacgttccaagcccccaccctgacttcctacctgaggtttagcctcgggc
The nucleotide sequence above comes from Penaeus vannamei isolate JL-2024 chromosome 6, ASM4276789v1, whole genome shotgun sequence. Encoded proteins:
- the LOC138861945 gene encoding uncharacterized protein; translation: MGMGPTRPACVLAVTSLKELGKLRVEVAALSEVRRPGSSTICVGGNTYYWSGCSDGHHLQRIAMAISSRLQPSVVEIIPVDECIIVMRLKLSFGFMFFIAVYAPTDVFKLDVKEMFYAKLTSVTDRCPRRDIHIVLGDFNVASGCD